The Harpia harpyja isolate bHarHar1 chromosome 10, bHarHar1 primary haplotype, whole genome shotgun sequence genome includes a region encoding these proteins:
- the NPY4R2 gene encoding neuropeptide Y receptor type 4-2, with protein sequence MNKTRAVNDGFPFLNSKNWSSNRSFPMHISNQCRNITDLTVFLATSYSLETVLGIVGNICLIAVIARQKEKSNVTNILISNLIISDLFMCVVCLPFTVVYTMMDYWMFGEVMCKMTSFTQCTSVTVSILSLVLIALERHQLIINPTGWRPSISQAYLGIGVIWTLACLMSLPFLTTSILSNDLYKQLSHIMNFSTDKAICIDSWPSEQHRLIYTTTLLLLQYCIPLFFIILCYLRIYLRLQKRKDMFEKSEYSNRAVQLRRINILLASMVAAFAVCWLPLHVFNTIVDWNYKIISPCHHNLIFSLCHLVAMASTCVNPVIYGFLNSNFKKEVKSLILSCQHNSVTASMEEYDHLPLSTMQTEISKGSLMLNCRHNSI encoded by the coding sequence ATGAATAAGACAAGGGCTGTTAATGAtggttttcctttcctgaatAGTAAGAACTGGAGCTCAAACCGAAGCTTCCCCATGCACATTTCTAATCAGTGCAGGAACATCACTGACCTTACTGTCTTTCTAGCCACCTCTTACAGCTTGGAGACTGTCCTAGGCATTGTGGGAAACATCTGTCTGATTGCTGTCATTGCCAGGCAGAAGGAAAAGTCCAACGTCACCAACATCCTAATTTCCAACTTAATAATTTCAGACTTGTTTATGTGTGTTGTCTGTCTGCCTTTCACCGTTGTTTACACCATGATGGACTACTGGATGTTTGGGGAAGTCATGTGCAAAATGACCTCTTTCACTCAGTGCACATCTGTGACAGTGTCAATTCTTTCCCTTGTCCTTATTGCTCTGGAAAGACACCAGCTCATCATAAACCCGACTGGTTGGAGGCCAAGTATCTCCCAAGCCTATCTAGGAATTGGAGTAATTTGGACTTTAGCATGTCTCATGTCCCTGCCCTTTTTGACCACATCCATCTTGTCTAATGATTTGTATAAGCAGCTCTCACACATCATGAATTTTTCCACTGACAAGGCCATATGCATCGACTCGTGGCCTTCTGAGCAACACAGACTTATCTACACTACCACTTTACTGCTCTTGCAATATTGCATCCCGCTGTTCTTCATTATACTTTGCTACCTGCGTATCTACTTACGTCTACAGAAGAGAAAGGACATGTTTGAGAAGAGTGAATATAGCAACCGAGCAGTTCAGCTGAGAAGGATAAATATTTTGTTAGCATCCATGgttgctgcttttgctgtttgctgGCTACCATTGCATGTTTTCAACACCATCGTGGACTGGAATTACAAAATCATTTCGCCTTGCCACCACAATTTGATCTTCTCATTGTGCCACCTGGTAGCTATGGCTTCCACCTGTGTCAACCCTGTTATCTATGGTTTCCtaaatagcaacttcaaaaaagAAGTGAAGTCACTGATTCTGAGTTGCCAGCATAATTCAGTAACTGCATCGATGGAAGAATATGATCATTTGCCTTTATCCACCATGCAGACTGAAATTTCCAAGGGCTCACTGATGTTGAACTGCAGACATAATTCTATCTAG